Part of the Arsenicicoccus sp. oral taxon 190 genome, CTGCGCGCTTCCTGCTGCTGACGCCGCCGCTCGGGTGGTCCTCGCGGCCCGGCTACTGGATGCTCGCGGCAGGCGCCATCGCGACCCTGCCGGGCTGGGCCCGGCGCATGCTCGGGCTGAGCGTCCTGCCGCCGCCGCTGGAGGCCGGCGTCGACCTGGTGCTGGGCCGGCCCGCCGGTCGGGGCGCCACCGCCGTGGCGCGCTGGCTCATGTCCGACCCCGCGGTGTCCAACGAGTCCCGGTCCCAGGCGGCCCAGTCGGCGCAGGCGGCCCAGTCGGCACAGTCGGCGCTGGGCTCGCGAGACCGCACCGCCCCTGACCGCACCGCCCCCGACCTCACTGCGGAGCGTGACGCCAAACAGAGGGACACCACCCAGATGGGGCTATGACAGGGTGTGACCTGCGCGACAGGATCGGGCAATCCAACCCAACCCGGGACGGATGACTGCCTAGCCACCGCCAGGAGCTCTCCCGTGACCACACACCGACGTGCCATCGCCGTCACGCTCAGTGCCGCTGCCGCTCTGTCCGGCCTCGCCGCCGCAGCCCCCGCCACCGCAGGCCAGGAGGGACCCTCCCGGTCGGTCCTCGTGCTCGCCAAGAACGGCGCGCAGGACGCCGCCGTCCGCGCCGCCATCCGCAAGGCCGGGGGCGAGGTGACCGAGGTCGACGCCGCCATCGGCCTCTACTCGGTCCGGACCACCCGCACCGACTTCACCGGCGCGGTCCGTGCCGACGCCGCCGTCGACACCGCCAGCGCCGACCGGGTGATCGGGCGGGCCCCCAAGGAGGCCAAGCCCAGCATCGCCGACATCGAGAAGCTCAAGGCCCAGCGCGGCAAGGGACGCAAGGCGCCCGCGCCGGCCCTCGACACCGAGGGCGAGCCGCTCGCCGGCTACCAGTGGGACATGCGGATGATCCGCACCGCGCAGGCGCACCGCATCGCCACCGGCCGCGGGGTCCGGGTGGGAGTCATCGACACCGGCGTCGACGGCCACCACCCCGACATCGCCCCCAACTTCAACGCCGCGCTGTCGCGCAACTTCACCGTCGACATGCCCGACATCGACGGCCCCTGCGCGGAGGACCCGGACGGCTCCTGCACCGACCCGGCCGACGTCGACGAGGGCGGCCACGGCACCCACGTCGCGTCGACGATCGCCTCCCCGGTCAACGGCCAGGGCATCGCCGGCGTCGCCCCGCAGGCCGAGATCGTCAACCTGCGCGCCGGTCAGGACTCCGGCTACTTCTTCCTGGCCCCGACGGTCAAGGCGCTGACCTACGCCGGCGACAACGGCATCGACGTGGTCAACATGAGCTACTACATCGACCCGTGGGCCTTCAACTGCGCCAACAACCCCGCCGACTCCCCGGAGGAGCAGGCGCAGCAGCGGCTCACCATCGAGGCCACCAACCGTGCACTGCGCTACGCCCGCGGCAAGGGCGTCACCCTGATCGCGGCGGCCGGCAACTCCGCCACCGACCTGGACAACCCGACCGTCGACGACTCCTCCCCGGACTACCCCGAGGGGGCGGCCAAGCACCGGGTCATCGACAACTCCTGCCTCGACCTGCCCACCGAGGGCGACCACGTCCTCACGGTCACGTCGGTCGGGCCGTCGGGTCGCAAGGCCTACTACTCGAGCTACGGCCTGCACTCGGTCGACGTGGCCGCGCCGGGTGGCGACTACCGCGACTGGTACGGCACGCCCAGCTATGCCAAGCCCACCAACCTGATCCTCGCCGCGATGCCCAAGAACGTCGGGATCGCCGAGGGTGACATCGACCCGGTGACGGGGGAGCCGACCAACGACTTCGTCATCAAGCAGGGCGACGGCTACTACACCTTCATGCAGGGCACCTCCATGGCGGCGCCGCACGCCACCGGCGTCGCTGCGCTGATCATCGACCGGTGGGGCCACCGCGACCCCAAGCAGGGCGGCCAGGCGCTCAACCCCCACCAGACCGAGAAGATCCTCACCCGCACCGCGACGGACCACGCCTGCCCCTCCCCGGCGACGATGGTCTACCCGGGCGTCAACGCGAAGTACACCGCGACGTGCACCGGGACGCCGGAGTTCAACAGCTTCTACGGCGACGGCATCGTCGACGCGCTGAGCGCGGTCAGCAAGAAGCACTGATCCACCGCTCTACCGACGTGGGCGCCCGCCCCCGGACCATCCGGGGGTGGGCGCCCACGCCGGCGTCGCAGCGACCGCGACCGGGCCGGCTGAGATGATGGGCCCATGCCCGCAACGACGCCACCGTCCCTGCGACCCTCGACGCTGCCCCTCACCGGCCTCCCGCCCGGGTGGACGCTCCGGGTCCCCGACGAGCGGGACGTGCACCGGCTCGCCGGGCTCCGGGCAGCCGTCACCGACCGGGCCGTCGGGGGCGCCACGCCCGACACCCGCACCGTGCTGCTGGAGATCACCGGGGTGGCCTCGTGGACCCGCCGCCAGGCCGTCGCGGTCGACCCGGGCGGCTGCGTGCGCGGCTGGGCGGCAGCCCACGACCGGGCCGCCGGGCGGGTGCTCGCCCACGTCACCGTCGAGCCCGACCTGGACGCGCAGGCGGGGGCCGGCACCGAGGACGCCGTCGCCCGGGCCCTGCTCGCCTGGGTGGAGCGGGCCGCCCGCGCCATCGCCCACCTGCGGCGCCTGGGCAGCACCCAGATCGACACCGGGTCGTATGCCGGCGACGACCGTCAGGGCGGCTGGCTGCGGGACGCGGGGTTCCGGCATACGCGCACGTGGCTGCAGATGAGCCGGCCCGTGGACCGCGGACGCGACCACCCGAGCCTGCTCCCGGCGCCGCGCGAGGGGGTGCGGGTGCGACGGGTCCGGTTGCACACCAACGGACTTCCCGTCGCGGAGGACATCCAGCTGATCCACGAGATGCTCGAGGAGTCCTTCGCGGACCACTTCAACAGCTATCGGGAGAGCTTCCCGGAGTTCGTGCAGCGGCTGCAGGAGGACCCGGGGCACCGGTGGGACTCCTGGTGGCTGGCGGAGGTGCGCGACGACGCCGGGGACGACGGCTGGCTCGCCGGCGGCGCGCTCGTCGGCACGGTCCTCGCCCCGGACCGGGAGGGCTTCCTCGGCGGCTACGTCGACTACATCGGGGTGCACCGCCGGGCCCGGGGCCGCGGGGTCGCCAAGGCGCTGCTGCACACCGCGATCGGGGACGCCGCGCTGCAGGGACGCAACCGGGTCGGCCTCGAGGTGGACGACGACTCGCCGACCCGCGCCGACGCGCTGTACCGCTCCCTGGGCTGGGAGACCGCCTACCGCACCTGCTCCTGGCACCGCGACGTCGTGGTCGGCGAGCCGGGCTGAGCCACACGGCGGCCGACCCGGCAGTCGTATGCCGGACGCCTCCCGCACCCGGGCCGGACCCGCTGCCACCATGGCGCCATGAAGGCCCTGCTGCTGGAGAACATCCACCCGCTCGCCACGACCGTCCTGACCGAGGCCGGCATCGAGGTGGACCACCGTCCTGGCGCCCTGGACGAGGACGAGCTGATCGCCGCCCTGCAGGGGGTGCAGCTGCTCGGGCTGCGGTCCAAGACCGAGCTGACCGAGCGCGTGGTCGCCGCCGCCCCGGACCTGCTGGCCGTCGGAGCGTTCTGCATCGGCACCAACCAGATCGCCCTCGGCGCCGCCGCGTCGCGCGGTGTCCCGGCCTTCAACGCGCCGTACTCCAACACCCGGTCCGTCGTCGAGCTGGCGCTCGCCGAGATCATCGTGATGGCCCGCCGCCTCACCGAGAAGGACCGGGCGCTGCACGACGGCGTGTGGCGCAAGGACGCCAAGGGCTCGCACGAGATCCGCGGCCGCCGGCTCGGCATCGTGGGCTACGGCAACATCGGGTCCCAGCTGTCCGTCGTCGCCGAGATGCTCGGGATGGAGGTCTACTTCTACGACATCCAGGACCGCCTCGCGCTCGGCAACGCCCGCCGCTGCTCGTCGCTGGAGGAGCTGCTCGACATCGCCGAGGCCGTGACCCTGCACGTCGACGGGCGGCCCGG contains:
- a CDS encoding GNAT family N-acetyltransferase, which gives rise to MPATTPPSLRPSTLPLTGLPPGWTLRVPDERDVHRLAGLRAAVTDRAVGGATPDTRTVLLEITGVASWTRRQAVAVDPGGCVRGWAAAHDRAAGRVLAHVTVEPDLDAQAGAGTEDAVARALLAWVERAARAIAHLRRLGSTQIDTGSYAGDDRQGGWLRDAGFRHTRTWLQMSRPVDRGRDHPSLLPAPREGVRVRRVRLHTNGLPVAEDIQLIHEMLEESFADHFNSYRESFPEFVQRLQEDPGHRWDSWWLAEVRDDAGDDGWLAGGALVGTVLAPDREGFLGGYVDYIGVHRRARGRGVAKALLHTAIGDAALQGRNRVGLEVDDDSPTRADALYRSLGWETAYRTCSWHRDVVVGEPG
- a CDS encoding S8 family peptidase, whose protein sequence is MTTHRRAIAVTLSAAAALSGLAAAAPATAGQEGPSRSVLVLAKNGAQDAAVRAAIRKAGGEVTEVDAAIGLYSVRTTRTDFTGAVRADAAVDTASADRVIGRAPKEAKPSIADIEKLKAQRGKGRKAPAPALDTEGEPLAGYQWDMRMIRTAQAHRIATGRGVRVGVIDTGVDGHHPDIAPNFNAALSRNFTVDMPDIDGPCAEDPDGSCTDPADVDEGGHGTHVASTIASPVNGQGIAGVAPQAEIVNLRAGQDSGYFFLAPTVKALTYAGDNGIDVVNMSYYIDPWAFNCANNPADSPEEQAQQRLTIEATNRALRYARGKGVTLIAAAGNSATDLDNPTVDDSSPDYPEGAAKHRVIDNSCLDLPTEGDHVLTVTSVGPSGRKAYYSSYGLHSVDVAAPGGDYRDWYGTPSYAKPTNLILAAMPKNVGIAEGDIDPVTGEPTNDFVIKQGDGYYTFMQGTSMAAPHATGVAALIIDRWGHRDPKQGGQALNPHQTEKILTRTATDHACPSPATMVYPGVNAKYTATCTGTPEFNSFYGDGIVDALSAVSKKH
- the serA gene encoding phosphoglycerate dehydrogenase; this translates as MKALLLENIHPLATTVLTEAGIEVDHRPGALDEDELIAALQGVQLLGLRSKTELTERVVAAAPDLLAVGAFCIGTNQIALGAAASRGVPAFNAPYSNTRSVVELALAEIIVMARRLTEKDRALHDGVWRKDAKGSHEIRGRRLGIVGYGNIGSQLSVVAEMLGMEVYFYDIQDRLALGNARRCSSLEELLDIAEAVTLHVDGRPGNAGFFGREQFERMRPRALFLNLSRGFLVDYEALRDGLESGHIAGAAVDVFPQEPKTSGDPFESPLQGMPNTVLTPHIGGSTEEAQEDIGRFVAGKLRDYVSYGTTTLSVNLPQLTLQHIPGDHRVTHFHRNTPGVLAKVNQILASHGVNIGGQLLGTQGDLGYVVTDVDSSVNEQALRELEALPETIRLRIVD